CTCGATGAAAGGAATAACAGGATTGTTTGGAACGTTTAATTTACCATTCTCTACTACGATTTTGTTAGTCATTGGAAATTTGCCTCCTAATAATCATAAATCTAGGACTGTGTCAAATCACAGTCCCAGATATTTTAACATACTTTTTTAATTAGCGCTCGTTAATTGGAACGTATTTTTGCATATCTGGACCAACATACTCCGCACGTGGACGGATTAGACGGTTGTTTGCATACTGCTCTAAAATGTGCGCTACCCAACCTGAAGTACGAGATACTGCGAAGATTGGTGTGAATAAGTCATGCTCGATACCTAAAGAATCATATACTGATGCTGAGAAGAAATCTACGTTTGCAGGTAATTTCTTTTGCTCAACGATCATATCATGGATTTTTACTGACATATCGTATAATTCTGGTTTGCCTGTTAATTTAGTAAGCTTTTCAGACATTACACGTAAGTGAGGTGCACGTGGGTCGCCTTTACGGTAAACGCGGTGACCGAAGCCCATGATTTTTTCTTTGTTATCTAATTTGTTTTGAACCCAAGATTCAACTTTATCGATTGAACCGATTTCAGTTAACATTTTCATAACTTGCTCGTTAGCACCACCGTGTAATGGGCCTTTTAAAGCGCCGATTGCAGAAGTAACACCAGAGTATACATCTGATAATGTTGCAACACATACACGTGCAGTGAATGTAGAAGCGTTTAATTCGTGGTCAGCGTGTAAAATTAACGCTTTATCGAATGCTTCGATTTCGATTGCTGCTGGTTCTTCACCTTTCAGCATATATAAGAAGTTTGCTGCATAACCTAATTCTGGTTTTGGAGCAACTGGTTCTTTACCTTGACGTACACGAGCAAAAGTCGTTACTACAGTACCAATTTTTGCTTGTAAACGGATTGCTTTACGGTAGTTTGCTTCAGCTTCCATAACATCTGCTTCTTCGTCAAATGCACCTAACATAGATACAGCTGTACGAAGTGCCGCCATTGGGTGCACTGTGTTTAAAGGCATAGATTTGAATAAATCTGTGATTGCCGCTGGAATTTCCATATTTTTAGCTAGTTCTTCTTTTAAGTTAGCTAATTCTTCAGCGTTTGGTAAACGCGTGTTCCATAACAAGAATACTACTTCTTCAAAAGTCGCATTGTTAGTTAGGTCGTCGATGCCATACCCTACATATGTAAGTGTATCATCGATAATTGAAGAAATTTTCGATTCTGCTGCTACGATACCTTCTAAACCTTTTGTTGCTGACATAAAAAATCGCTCCTTCACTTAGTAAATTAATTTTGTAAGTGCTTTCTTTTTACTCTATTAAAAAGTCGCACACTCATATCGTTCTGCTCAATTGAACCTATAAGTAAATCGCTTACAAATTTCATTATAATCAATTTTGACGGCTTTGTGAATGAATTAGTAGGATTTTAGGAAAAAACCACATATCTGATAGAATTCGTGCAAAAAAGAGAATTTACAATTTGTAACGAGTTATTAAAGGTATTAATTAGGAGTTGAGATAAATGGATTATACAAATAAAACAAACCAATGGCTAGTAAAAAGTAGGAATATTATCGTTCTCTTACTTTATATCATACTTTTTTATTTCATTCCGCCAATAATTTTCGGACTGTTTTTTGCTTATTTATTGTTTCCCGTTTTCCTCTTTTTCAAGCAACAATTCAGACTGCCCTTCTTTCTCGTCGTCATTATACTTTCCGTCTTTCTAATTTCTGTTGTCGTCTCGGTTATCCTGCTCATCATTCACAGTTTTATCACCATTCTCCCTCAGCTGCAGTCAACACTTTTGTCTTTGGACAGCACCTATATGAAACATCCGCTACTTCCGTTTATTGTTGAAAAACTTCAAAGTTTAATAAGGGACTTGCTGTTCTACACGATCAATTTTATAAAGAATAGTTTTCAGTCTATATTTGAATTTTTCATTTTCATTGTGACATTCTACTTCGCCTTGATGGAAAGCTATAAAAACCGGTTATGGTTTTTCGCTTATATTCCGAAAGCGTATCGCACTACATGGGCCCGCTACTTTCAAAAAGGAATGGAGCTTATCGGCCGCTTTATCGTAGTCGAAATGCAATTGTTTACGCTGACATTCATTCTGTTATGTATAGGGTTTTACTTTTTGAAGTTTGAAGCATTTGTTATTAAAGCCTTTTTAATCGCTTTTGCAGACTGCCTTCCTTTTTTAGGAATCGGAATTTTCCTTATTCCCGTTTCGATTTATTATTTTATTGTAAATGAACCGGTCATGGGCATTGCTATTCTCGTACTGTACTTTATTGTCCAAATGATAAGGCAGCTAACTGAATCAATGCTCTGGTCGCATACGTTACATTTACGTATGATCCACACATTTCTGATCAGCGCTGCCTCAGTTTTATTATTCGGTTTTTATGGAATCATCCTCAGTCCAATATTATTAATGATTGCCATTAAAGTGAAACAACATGCTATTTTTGCAAAATAACAACTTGTCCCCTCTTCATTTTTTTACGTAAAAAATAGAAGACGACCGGTTTAAATAAGTTTCGTGTAATGCCTGATACAAATAATAATCCAAAAATATCCGTAATGAAACCCGGTAATGCCAACAGAATTCCACCAATAAAAATCATAAATGTTTCAATGACCGGTACTGCTGGTGGCTGACCTTGCTGCAAACTTTTTTGAATATCCTGTATAGATTTTGTTCCGCGTTTTTTGGCGATCAACACTCCTGCTATGGATGTGAAAGTGATTAATAATAATGTATAGAAAACACCGATCGCGTTTCCAATTACGATAAATACCGCAATTTCGGCAAATACGAGTGCGAGTAATCCAAATAAAATTTTTTTCATTTATGAACCCCCTCTTCTATTATTTTATACGAAACAGTGGAGAAAAAGTTTCAAAAGAGCTTATAACATAAAACAAACCACCATTCTCATTGTAAGAAATGGTGGTTTTGCTTTACTAAACTATATTTAACGGTTATTACTCTTAAAGAACGCTGGCGTGGCCTTTATAAATGACACCCGTTTCGGCATCCATTGTAATTTCCTGTCCGTGCTGAATTAGAGTCGTTGCTTCTTTTACACCGACAATTACAGGAATTCCTAAGCTTAAGCCGACTACAGCAGCATGGGATGTTAATCCGCCTTCTTCTGTAATAATACCTGCGCATTTTTCGATCGCCGGCATCATTTCACGGTCAGAGCCTACTGTAACAATAATTGCGCCTTCAGTATCGTAAGCTAATGCTTCTGATGCATTGTTAGCAATAATCGCATTACCAACAACAGATAGTTTACCGATACCTTGTCCACGTGCCAATAAGTCACCAATTACATGTACTTTCATTAAGTTCGTTGTACCCGCTTCACCAACCGGAAGACCAGCAGTAATTACAACTACATCTCCATGGCTGACAAATTCATGTTTTAGCGCTTCATCAACAGATAACTCTAAAATCTCATCCGTAGTGGAAACACGTTGCGTTAAAATTGGTTTCACGCCCCATACTAATGTCAATTTCTGAGCGACATTTGGCTGACTTGTAACCGCAATAATTGATACACCTGGTCGATATTTTGCAATCATTCTTGCCGTATTTCCGCTTTCAGTTGGAGCTAATACTGCTTTAACACCAAGGTTAATCGAAGTATAGGCAACTGCCTGGGAAATCGCTTCTGTCATATTTGCTTCTTTTTCACGGCTTCGTGTCGATACAATTGCTCGGTAATCCAAAGCATTTTCCGTCCGGATTGCAATTTTGTTCATTGTCGCTACAGATTCTACCGGATAAAGTCCTGCTGCCGTTTCACCTGAAAGCATGATTGCATCTGTACCATCCATAATAGCATTCGCAACGTCTGATGCTTCCGCACGAGTCGGACGAGGGTTGCGCTGCATTGAGTCAAGCATTTGTGTAGCTGTAATAACAGGCTTGCCGACTTGGTTACATTTTTTGATCAATGATTTTTGTACTAACGGTACTTCTTCTGCAGGAATTTCTACACCTAAGTCCCCACGCGCTACCATTAAACCGTCTGACACTTCGATAATTTCATCGATGTTGTCAACGCCTTCCTGGTTTTCGATTTTAGGAATAATTTGAATGTGGCTTCCACCATTTTGTTCCAACAGCTCACGAATTTCTAGGACATCTTTTGCTGTACGAACAAATGAAGCGGCGATGAAATCGATGCCCTGCTCAATACCGAATAAAATATCCGCAGCATCTTTTTCTGTAATACCAGGTAATTTCACAGAAACACCTGGTACGTTCACACCTTTTTTATTCTTTAAAATACCGGCGTTTTCAACGATTGTATGAATTAACCCTTGTTCTGTATCTTTCGCAAGTACACGCAATTCGATTAAGCCGTCATCCAATAAGATAATATCGTTTTGGTCTACGTCTTCAATCAGCTGATCATATGTGATGGAGAAACGTGATTCATTCCCTAAAACTTCTGTCATCGAAATATCGATTACTTGCCCTGTTACTAAATGCAACTCACCATTTTCCATTGAGTGTGTTCTGATTTCAGGTCCTTTTGTGTCCAATAAAATTCCAACCGGTTTTTTCATGCGTTCTGCTGCTTCACGAATTGAGGCAATACGGTTTGCATGTTCTTCATGATTTCCGTGTGAGAAGTTTAAGCGGGCAACATTCATCCCTGCATCAATTAACTTTTCTAACATTTCTGGTGATTCACTAGCTGGTCCAATAGTACAAACAATTTTAGTTTTTCTCATAGTTTTGTCATCTCCGTTTTTATGCACTTTAAATTGAAAGCTCTTTTGATAATGTATACAGACTTAAGTCTGCTTGGTGCTTAGTTTCAAATGCTTTTCTTAAATCATAATCGATTATAGCGTGATTTTTCACGCCAACTGCTCTTCCACCTTTGTTTTCCAACAATAGCTCTACCGCTCTTGCACCAAATCGGCCTGCTAACAC
This genomic window from Solibacillus sp. FSL R5-0449 contains:
- the citZ gene encoding citrate synthase, whose product is MSATKGLEGIVAAESKISSIIDDTLTYVGYGIDDLTNNATFEEVVFLLWNTRLPNAEELANLKEELAKNMEIPAAITDLFKSMPLNTVHPMAALRTAVSMLGAFDEEADVMEAEANYRKAIRLQAKIGTVVTTFARVRQGKEPVAPKPELGYAANFLYMLKGEEPAAIEIEAFDKALILHADHELNASTFTARVCVATLSDVYSGVTSAIGALKGPLHGGANEQVMKMLTEIGSIDKVESWVQNKLDNKEKIMGFGHRVYRKGDPRAPHLRVMSEKLTKLTGKPELYDMSVKIHDMIVEQKKLPANVDFFSASVYDSLGIEHDLFTPIFAVSRTSGWVAHILEQYANNRLIRPRAEYVGPDMQKYVPINER
- a CDS encoding AI-2E family transporter; the protein is MDYTNKTNQWLVKSRNIIVLLLYIILFYFIPPIIFGLFFAYLLFPVFLFFKQQFRLPFFLVVIILSVFLISVVVSVILLIIHSFITILPQLQSTLLSLDSTYMKHPLLPFIVEKLQSLIRDLLFYTINFIKNSFQSIFEFFIFIVTFYFALMESYKNRLWFFAYIPKAYRTTWARYFQKGMELIGRFIVVEMQLFTLTFILLCIGFYFLKFEAFVIKAFLIAFADCLPFLGIGIFLIPVSIYYFIVNEPVMGIAILVLYFIVQMIRQLTESMLWSHTLHLRMIHTFLISAASVLLFGFYGIILSPILLMIAIKVKQHAIFAK
- a CDS encoding FxsA family protein, with the protein product MKKILFGLLALVFAEIAVFIVIGNAIGVFYTLLLITFTSIAGVLIAKKRGTKSIQDIQKSLQQGQPPAVPVIETFMIFIGGILLALPGFITDIFGLLFVSGITRNLFKPVVFYFLRKKMKRGQVVILQK
- the pyk gene encoding pyruvate kinase, which translates into the protein MRKTKIVCTIGPASESPEMLEKLIDAGMNVARLNFSHGNHEEHANRIASIREAAERMKKPVGILLDTKGPEIRTHSMENGELHLVTGQVIDISMTEVLGNESRFSITYDQLIEDVDQNDIILLDDGLIELRVLAKDTEQGLIHTIVENAGILKNKKGVNVPGVSVKLPGITEKDAADILFGIEQGIDFIAASFVRTAKDVLEIRELLEQNGGSHIQIIPKIENQEGVDNIDEIIEVSDGLMVARGDLGVEIPAEEVPLVQKSLIKKCNQVGKPVITATQMLDSMQRNPRPTRAEASDVANAIMDGTDAIMLSGETAAGLYPVESVATMNKIAIRTENALDYRAIVSTRSREKEANMTEAISQAVAYTSINLGVKAVLAPTESGNTARMIAKYRPGVSIIAVTSQPNVAQKLTLVWGVKPILTQRVSTTDEILELSVDEALKHEFVSHGDVVVITAGLPVGEAGTTNLMKVHVIGDLLARGQGIGKLSVVGNAIIANNASEALAYDTEGAIIVTVGSDREMMPAIEKCAGIITEEGGLTSHAAVVGLSLGIPVIVGVKEATTLIQHGQEITMDAETGVIYKGHASVL